A window of Microbacterium sp. Root61 genomic DNA:
CTCGGCGCGTGGCGCACTCTGTCCGCGCAGCTCGATCGCGTCCTCGCGCGGGCGTCGCGTGAGTGACATCGTCGCCGCGGTCCACGCACAACTCCGCGCGGCCGCCGACCCCGCGCGCGCCGCCGGCCAGCAGGCGTACATGAAGTCGGAGATGCCTTTCCTCGGGGCGGCGGTGCCCGAGTCCCGACGGATCGCGCGGCAGGCGGCGAAGGGTGAGGTGGATGCCGCGACCCTGCTGGCGGCGGCCACGACGCTGTGGGACGAGGCATCCCATCGCGAAGAGCGCTACGCGGCGATGGCGCTTCTGCGCGTGCGGGGTCTGCGGGCCGATCCCGACGTCATCCCGCTCGTCGAGCACATGGTGCGGACGGGACGCTGGTGGGACTACGCCGACGAGCTGGCCCATCGCCTGGCGGAGGCGCTCGACGTGCGACCGGTGCCGACGGCGGACCTGCTGCGCGGGTGGGCGACGGACGCGGACATGTGGATGCGCCGAATCGCCATCATCGCCCAGCTCGGTCGCGGCATCCGTGTGGATCGCCGGCTGCTGACGTACGTGATCGAGGCCAACGCCTCGGACCCGGAGTTCTTCATCCGCAAGTCGATCGGCTGGGCGCTGCGCGAATACGCGCGTGTGGAACCGGACTGGGTGCGATCATTCGTCGCCGCCTGCGAGCTGAGCCCCTTGAGCCGTCGGGAGGCCCTCAAACACCTCGCCTGAGCGACGGTGGGGGCAGCGCGCGTGGGCGATAGACTGGCGCCATGGAACTCGTCGTGCGCATCGAGCAGGCGACCCCGGCCGGGTCGTTCCTCGACGATGCCGGCACGCGAACGCCTCAGGCCTGAGCGGGCAGGACGCGGGCTGCGTCCGAAGCTGAGTAGCCTTTGACCAGACCCACACTCTTGGAGAGTTCCCTTGACTGACGTCATCCTTCCGTCGGACGTGTCGTACCCCGCCGACGGTTTCGCCCTGTTCCCCGATCGAACCGTCGTCGCGTTGCGCGTCAACGGCGAGTTGAAAGACCTCGCCACGACCGTGCAGGCGACGGATGCTGTCGAGCCGGTCACGATCGGCAGCCCGGACGGTCTCGCCATCCTGCGCCACTCGACGGCGCACGTGCTCGCGCAGGCCGTGCAGCGCATCAACCCGCAGGCCAACCTCGGCATCGGCCCGCCGATCACCGACGGCTTCTACTACGACTTCGGCGTCGACGAGCCGTTCACCCCGGAGACGCTGAAGCTCATCAAGAAGGAGATGGAGCGCATCGTCCGCGAGGGCCAGCGCTTCACCCGCCGTGTCGTGACCGACGACGAAGCGCGCGTCGAACTTGCGGACGAGCCGTTCAAGCTCGAGCTCATCGGGCTCAAGGGCGGCAAGGAAGCAGCCGAAGGCGCCTCGGTCGAGGTCGGCGCGGGCGAGCTCACGATCTATGACAACGTCAACAAGGACGGCGAAACGGTCTGGAAGGACCTCTGCCGCGGCCCCCACGTGCCGAGCACCCGCATGATCGGCAACGGTTGGGACCTCACCCGCATCGCCGCCGCGTACTGGCGGGGGAGCGAGAAGAACCCCCAGCTGCAGCGCATCTACGGCACCGCGTGGCCCACGAAGGACGAGCTCCGCGCCTACCAGGAGCGTCTGGCCGAGGCGGCCAAGCGCGACCACCGCAAGCTCGGCAAGGAGCTGGACCTCTTCTCGTTCCCCGAGGAGATCGGTTCCGGCCTGTCGGTCTGGCACCCGCGCGGTGGCGTGGTGCGCCAGGAGATGGAGCAGCACGCGCTGCGGCGCCACAAGGCCGCCGGCTACACCTACGTGTACACGCCGCACATCTCGAAGGAGGACCTGTTCCTCACCTCGAACCACCTCGTCACGTACAAGGAGGGCATGTTCCCGCCGATCGTGATGGACGAGGAGCGCGACGAGCACGGCGAGATCACCAAGCACGGCCAGGACTACTACCTGAAGCCGATGAACTGCCCGATGCACATCCTCATCTACAAGGAGCGTGCGCGCAGCTACCGGGACCTGCCGATGCGTCTGGCCGAGAACGGCACCGTCTATCGCAATGAGCTCTCCGGTGCCCTGCACGGCCTCACCCGCGTGCGCGGTTTCACCCAGGACGACTCGCACCTGTTCGTCACGCCGGAGCAGCTCGAGCAGGAGGCGACCAACGTCCTCGAGTTCGTCATCTCGATGCTGCGCGACTTCGGCCTGAGCGACTTCGAGCTCGAGCTGTCGATGCGCGATGACGAGAAGGACAAGTGGATCGGCTCCGAGGAGTTCTGGGAGTACTCCACCAACGCGCTGCGCAACGTCGCGGTCGCGAGCGGGCTGAAGCTCACCGAGGTTCCCGGCGAGGCCGCGTTCTACGGGCCGAAGATCGACCTCAAGACGAAGGACGCGATCGGACGCGTCTGGCAGCTCTCCACGGTCCAGGTCGACCCCAACCTGCCCGAGCGGTTCGAGCTCGAGTACACCGAC
This region includes:
- the thrS gene encoding threonine--tRNA ligase: MTDVILPSDVSYPADGFALFPDRTVVALRVNGELKDLATTVQATDAVEPVTIGSPDGLAILRHSTAHVLAQAVQRINPQANLGIGPPITDGFYYDFGVDEPFTPETLKLIKKEMERIVREGQRFTRRVVTDDEARVELADEPFKLELIGLKGGKEAAEGASVEVGAGELTIYDNVNKDGETVWKDLCRGPHVPSTRMIGNGWDLTRIAAAYWRGSEKNPQLQRIYGTAWPTKDELRAYQERLAEAAKRDHRKLGKELDLFSFPEEIGSGLSVWHPRGGVVRQEMEQHALRRHKAAGYTYVYTPHISKEDLFLTSNHLVTYKEGMFPPIVMDEERDEHGEITKHGQDYYLKPMNCPMHILIYKERARSYRDLPMRLAENGTVYRNELSGALHGLTRVRGFTQDDSHLFVTPEQLEQEATNVLEFVISMLRDFGLSDFELELSMRDDEKDKWIGSEEFWEYSTNALRNVAVASGLKLTEVPGEAAFYGPKIDLKTKDAIGRVWQLSTVQVDPNLPERFELEYTDRDGQKKRPIMIHRALFGSIERFFAILLEHYAGDFPVWLSPVQVMGVPVAEDFGDYLDEVVATLRAADVRAEVDHSDDRMQKKIRNHTTGKVPLILIAGEQDRNAGTVSFRFRDGTQENGVPIADAVRRIRASIDTHALVHTAEDFD
- a CDS encoding DNA alkylation repair protein, yielding MSDIVAAVHAQLRAAADPARAAGQQAYMKSEMPFLGAAVPESRRIARQAAKGEVDAATLLAAATTLWDEASHREERYAAMALLRVRGLRADPDVIPLVEHMVRTGRWWDYADELAHRLAEALDVRPVPTADLLRGWATDADMWMRRIAIIAQLGRGIRVDRRLLTYVIEANASDPEFFIRKSIGWALREYARVEPDWVRSFVAACELSPLSRREALKHLA